One Candida dubliniensis CD36 chromosome 1, complete sequence genomic region harbors:
- a CDS encoding lipid-transfer protein, putative (Similar to Candida maltosa POX18), whose product MSQTVAAPGFQASAYFEYLQECLKEQMIREIAVGTVKAILVVTIKNKDNKQQTWVLDFKNKGSVVKAESETTPPKGDVQLILKDADFMKLADGKANGQKLFMSGRLKVKGNLLKAVSIESLFKDFGPVPAKL is encoded by the coding sequence ATGTCACAAACCGTTGCTGCTCCAGGATTTCAAGCCTCAGCATATTTTGAGTACTTGCAAGAATGTTTGAAAGAACAGATGATTCGAGAAATTGCAGTCGGTACTGTTAAAGCTATTCTTGTTGTAACcatcaaaaacaaagacaacaaacaacagaCATGGGTATTGGACTTTAAAAACAAAGGTAGTGTTGTTAAAGCAGAGTCCGAAACAACACCACCAAAGGGTGATGTTCAACTTATTTTAAAAGATGCCGATTTCATGAAATTGGCAGATGGTAAAGCCAATGGTCAGAAATTGTTTATGTCTGGAAGGTTGAAAGTTAAAGGTAATTTGTTGAAGGCAGTGTCTATTGAATCTCTTTTCAAAGACTTTGGACCTGTTCCAGCTAAGCTATAA